One window of the Anolis sagrei isolate rAnoSag1 chromosome 5, rAnoSag1.mat, whole genome shotgun sequence genome contains the following:
- the HAL gene encoding histidine ammonia-lyase isoform X1 encodes MPRYTVHVRGEWLAVPCQNSSNTVRWLGKEAVRRYMKNKPDNGGFNSVEEVKFYVRRCKGLGLLDHDDTLDIALEDNEFVEVVIEGDVMSPDFIPSQPEGVYLYSKYREPEQYISLDGNSLTTKNLVDLGKGLYKIKLTPEAEDKVKASRAVIESIVNERRVVYGITTGFGKFARTVIPNSKLEELQVNLVRSHSAGVGKPLIPERSRMLLALRINVLAKGYSGISLETLHQVIEAFNASCLPYIPEQGTVGASGDLAPLSHLALGLIGEGKMWSPKSGWADAKYVLQAHGLKPITLKPKEGLALINGTQMITSLGCEAVERASAIARQADIVAALTLEVLKGTTNAFDTDIHALRPHRGQIEVAFRFRSLLDSDHHPSEIAESHRFCDRVQDAYTLRCCPQVHGVVNDTIGFVKDIITTELNSATDNPMVFAERKETISGGNFHGEYPAKALDYLAIGVHELAAISERRIERLCNPSLSELPPFLVTEGGLNSGFMIAHCTAASLVSENKALCHPSSVDSLSTSAATEDHVSMGGWAARKALKVIEHVEQVLAVELLAACQGIEFLRPLRTTTPLEKVYDLVRSVVRPWMKDRFMAPDLEATHRLLLDQKVWEVAEPYIEKYRREHIPESRPISPTAFSLAAAKNTLRHHHSDSEEYDEP; translated from the exons ATGCCAAGGTACACAGTGCATGTCCGAGGGGAATGGCTCGCAGTGCCCTGTCAAAATAGTTCAAACACAGTGCGATGGCTTGGAAAAGAAGCTGTGAGACGTTACATGAAAAATAAACCCGACAATGGAGGATTTAATTCTGTGGAAGAAGTCAAATTCTATGTTCGCCGCTGCAAAGGTCTTGGATTATTGGATCACGACGATACTTTGGACATTGCCTTAGAAGACAATGAGTTTGTGGAAGTTG taatagaaggagatgtgatgtCTCCGGACTTCATTCCATCACAGCCAGAAGGTGTTTATTT ATATAGTAAATATCGAGAACCGGAACAG TACATTTCTTTAGATGGGAACAGTTTGACAACAAAGAATTTGGTCGATTTAGGGAAGGGACTCTATAAGATCAAG CTTACCCCAGAAGCAGAAGATAAAGTGAAAGCATCAAGAGCAGTCATTGAAAGTATTGTAAATGAACGAAGAG TTGTATATGGAATCACTACAGGTTTTGGGAAGTTTGCGCGAACTGTCATTCCAAACAGTAAGCTAGA GGAGCTTCAGGTGAATTTAGTCCGATCACATTCAGCAG GTGTTGGGAAGCCTTTGATTCCAGAGAGATCTCGCATGCTTTTAGCACTAAGAATCAATGTCCTAGCCAAAGGATACAGTGGGATTTCCTTGGAAACTCTTCACCAAGTCATTGAAGCATTCAATG CATCCTGCCTACCCTACATTCCTGAGCAAGGGACTGTTGGAGCCAGTGGAGATTTAGCCCCTCTCTCCCATCTTGCTCTCGGACTTATTGGAGAAGGGAAGATGTGGTCCCCAAAGAGTGGATGGGCGGATGCAAAATAC GTACTACAAGCTCATGGTCTGAAGCCAATTACCCTGAAGCCAAAAGAG GGTCTTGCTCTTATCAATGGGACACAAATGATTACCTCTCTAGGATGCGAAGCAGTGGAAAGGGCCAGCGCAATTGCGAGACAAGCTGACATTGTGGCTGCTCTCACACTTGAGGTCTTGAAGGGCACAACGAATGCCTTTGATACAG ATATTCATGCACTGCGACCACATCGTGGGCAGATTGAAGTTGCTTTTCGATTCAGATCATTATTAGATTCTGACCACCATCCATCTGAAATAGCAG AGTCCCATAGATTTTGTGACAGAGTACAGGATGCGTACACATTGCGTTGCTGCCCTCAG GTTCATGGTGTTGTGAATGACACAATAGGATTTGTCAAGGATATAATAACTACAGAGCTTAACAGTGCAACAGACAATCCT ATGGTTTTTGCTGAGAGGAAGGAGACAATTTCTGGAGGAAATTTTCATGGAGAATACCCTGCCAAG GCTTTAGACTATCTTGCCATTGGTGTCCATGAACTTGCTGCAATTAGTGAACGGCGAATTGAACGACTCTGCAACCCATCCCTCAGTGAGTTGCCTCCCTTTTTAGTCACAGAAGGAGGTCTGAACTCTGGTTTCATGATCGCACACTGCACAGCCGCATCCCTGG TTTCTGAGAATAAAGCCTTGTGCCACCCCTCTTCTGTGGATTCTCTTTCAACCAGTGCTGCGACAGAGGACCATGTATCCATGGGAGGATGGGCAGCAAGAAAAGCACTCAAAGTCATTGAGCATGTGGAGCAAG TGTTGGCTGTAGAGCTCCTTGCAGCTTGCCAGGGCATTGAGTTTCTACGCCCCCTTAGAACGACGACCCCATTGGAGAAAGTCTATGACCTTGTGCGTTCTGTTGTCAG GCCTTGGATGAAAGACCGCTTCATGGCCCCAGACCTTGAGGCAAC